TCGGCCTGGACCCGTTGCGGGCGCGGGAATACCACGATGAAACCCTGCCGCAGGATGGCGCCAAGAGCGCTCATTTTTGTTCCATGTGCGGGCCGCATTTCTGCTCGATGAAGATCACCGAAGACGTCCGCAAATATGCCGCAGAACAAGGCATCGCGGAGGAAGATGCGTTGAAAAAGGGGATGGAAGAAAAGTCAAAAGAGTTTGTGAAGAAGGGGGCGGAGGTTTACTCGAGAGCGTAATGAACAGCGGGTACCACCATGACTCCGAACCTTGCAGGCTACAAAGGGCCGGGCATGGAGGCTGTCCAACGGCAAAATTTTATCAAATAGGGCTTGCGCCGGGTTTATTTTGTCATAATATTTAACCATATGGTTAAATATATAGCGAGATCGCTGGACCGCACCTTCGCCGCCCTGGCCGACCCGACCCGACGTCGCATCCTCGAACATCTCGCGGGCGGCGACCGCTGCGTGACCGACCTGGCGCGGCCCTACCGGATGTCGCTCCCCGCCGTTTCAAAACATTTGCGCGTTTTGGAACGCGCGGGACTGGTCCGTCGCAAGCGTGACGGGCGCGTGCATCACCTGAAGCTGGAGGCCAAACCCATGCAACAGGCGGAGGCCTGGATCGGGGAATACCGGAAATTCTGGGAGGATAACTTTGATCGTTTGGACGAATACTTGAAACAACTGCAAGCCAAGGAGAAAAAATGAGCACAAACAAAATGACGGAAGGAACAATCAAGCTGCAACTGACCCGTGTGTTTGACGCGCCGTGTGAACTGGTTTGGCGCGCATGGACGGATGTGAACCAATTCAGCCGATGGTTTGGCGCGGCGGCATGCGAAGGATCCTCACTGAAATCGGTGAAGATGGATGCGCGCACGAAGGGGAAATACCGTATCCAGGTGTTGCGTGCGGATGGCGAATTTTTTACAACCGTTGGGGTTTATCGCGAAGTAAAACCACTGGAGCGCCTGGTGTTCACATGGCAGTTTGAAAAGGACGGCAGCGGCAATGAATTCGGCGAAGTCGAGCCTCCCGAAATGCTCGTAACGCTTGAATTCAAGGCACGCGGCAAACAAACGGAACTGACGTTGACGCATGAGAAATTTGCGTCTGTTGAAAGCCGTGACCGCCACAACCTTGGCTGGACCCGTTGCCTCAACGAACTCAGCGCTTTCCTGCCAAAGCAGTGACCCAAGGCCTGGTTGGGAATCGAATCTGATATCACCTGGTGTATTGTCGAATTGCATCCATACTGGGATTGTGCTGACATATTACTAAACGCATATCTATGGAGAATAATCCCCCAAATGCCTGCATTCCCGGTTCCGGCTTTTTCCCGGGATTGCCGCCCGGCAGGCCGCTATTATTGGAGTGTTGGTGTTGACAGGCTGGATGTGGGATATTGACTGGTTCAAGCGCATCCTGCTGGATTTGAAGATGTCCAAGGTGGGTGGATTGGAAGTCCTGCGCCAGATCAAGAATGATCCCAGTCTCAAAATGATTCGGGTCGTCGTGATGACCTCCTCGCGTGAGGAGCAGGATTTGCTGAACAGTTATCAACCTGGCGTGAATGCCTATGTGGTCAAGCCTGTGAAATTCCAGGGATTTGTTGAAGCGGTCAGGCAAATCGGTTGTTTTTGGGCTCTTTTCAATGAGGCGCCGCCCGGGTCCGCCGGACGCGCATAAGCTGTACGCAAAAAGGCAAAATTGTTCAGGCTTTTTTCACGAAGCAGGCTTTAAGGCCGATGGAGATGCCGTCGATCCTGCAGGAAATTTCGTGATCGCCGTCAACAAGGCGGATCGGTTTGGATTTTGTCCCGCCTTTTAGAACCTGCGATGAGCCCTTCAACGGCAAGTCCTTGATCAAAACCACCATGTCTCCGTCAGCGAGCGCATTGCCGTGGGCATCTTTGACGACCCGAGCCTTCTCCGCTTCAGGCTCGCGCTCCCACTCGTGCCCGCAGGTCACGCATTCCCAGTGCGTGGGGTGCTCCATAATTTCGGTCATTTCGCACATCGGACACGAGGACTTGCTCATAAGCCATGCACCTTAACCCGCCGTTATGCTGGCTTTCAAGCGTCTATTGAACAGAGGGTTGATAAAACCTATTTTACGAGCATGCGTTCAATGCGCCGGTCTGGGATGAGCCAGAGGAGTGCAACGAACGCATACAGACTGCTCGCAATCCACGGACTTAGAAACGCGAGCGGGATGGCGGTAAGATAGCACACGGGCGAAAGTTTGCCTTTCCAGTCCTTTCCAATTGCCTCAGCCAGCAGGGAGTTGCGGCCTTGCTCGGCGATGATGGTGCGTTGCAAAATGTAATACGCAAGGGCCGCCATCAAGAGCACGAATCCATAAACGGCTGTGGGTATCGGCGCAAGATGGTTTTCGCCCATCCAGCCTGTCGTGAATGGAAAGAGCGACAGCCAGAACAGCAAATGCAGGTTTGCCCACAGGATGCCGCCGGTTACGAATTTGGTTGAATGGAACATATGATGATGGTTGTTCCAATAAATGCCGACGTAGATAAAGCTCAATACATAGCTTAAGAACACCGGCAGCAACGGTTGCAGACCGCTGAATTCAGTTGTGTGGGGCACTTTCAATTCCAGCACCATGATGGTGATGATGATGGCAAGTACGCCGTCGCTGAAGGCTTCAAGCCGGTTTTTCCGCATCCGGGGATTTTATCCGAGAGACTGCAGCGATGCAATTACTGGTCTTTCCCGCCGGGTGGTGTTACTATGTACAGGCTATGACTACCGAGCCTTCTCTCCCGCCCGATGCAGCCAGTTTGGAAATCGATCTGGCGCAATGTTTTCTCCCGGCGTGGACCAGGGAGGCTGGCAGCTCGGAACGGCTGGCGCGCATGGCCGAACGCGATGCGGGTGGCAGTCGTCGGGAAGGTTCGGGCAGACGGCGTGATGACGGGGGAGGACGCCCGGCCCGGAGATCGGCGCCAGGTGGTGGATTTGGCGCAGGCATGGGCGGCAGCGCAGGCAATCGTCCTAAGCCGCGCGAGAGTGGCAGGCGCGATGGCAGACGGGAAGATCGAGGCCGGGGCGCGCGACACGAACAGCGCCCGGTTCCCGAAGTGCGGAGCGAGCCCGCTTTGACCGGTTGGGAGTTGCAGTTCATACCCGACTCGCACGGGATTGAGGGCCTGGCCCGGCAAATCAAGACCGGAACCAAAGCTTTCCCGTTATTTGAACTTGCCCGGCTTGTTTTGGAAAAGCCGGAGCGTTTCCGTGTGGAGTTCAAGCGTGCGGCAGACACTGCGTCCTCATTGTTCCAACTCAAGATTGACGGCAGTGTTTGGCTAAGCGAACAGGAGGCCATTGCCCATCTGTTGGCGCATCATCTGGACGCATTTTACCGCCGCGAACGCGTGCCCGTGGAACCGCCGAAAGGGGTGTACACTTCCGTGGCCCAGTGCGGACTGAGCGGTGTTGTATTGGGCCCGTCGAATTACCACGATTACCAAAGCAAGATCCGCAAACTGCATGCTGAGCGCTTTGCTCACATGCCTTTCGAAGCGTACAAGAACCGCATTCGCATCGTGAAGGACGAAGCCTTGATTCAGCAGTGGAAGGACGAGCTGAGTTCAAAGGACGAATTTTATCCGCTGGAAATCCCTGAGCGAAGCGAACCGGTCAAACTGGGTACGCTGGCCGAAGTGGAGGCCCATTTCCGGCAAAACCACATGGGGGCGCAGGTCGAGGCGATACGCAGCCGTGTCGCGTTGCCCGGCGCCATGGCCGTGAACCGCTCGGCACCGCCGGTTCAATTGCTGGTGCGGCGCTCGTTGGACGAACTGAGGCGTTTCCCATTGCCGATGGTGCATTTGATAAGCCGGCAACTGGAGTCAAAAGGGCTGAAAATTTTCAAGGCTCACCAAAACGTTACGTATGTTGCTCCCGCCAGTCCGCGGTATCTGGACCGTGAAGCCACCCCCGTTTCCGAAGCGGTGTGGGGCATGCTGGAATATTTGGAAACTCACGTTTCAACGCCAAGAGCCGGGCAATGGAAGGCGCTTCTTGAGCTGCGCCCCCTGGCGCCGGAGATGAGCGAGAGTGCCCGTGAAACTGCCGTGATGGCGGATTTCATCTGGCTCTTGCGTGAAGGGCACGTCATGGATTACGCGGCACGCGGCCTGGAAGTTGCCCGGAAGCCGGCACAGCCAAAGGCCAATCCCAAAAGTTCGCCAGCCGCGGTGGATGGAGCGGGAGCGCAGACAAGCGAGCCCCCCAAAGCCAAGCGCTCCCGCCGCAGACGCCGCCGGGGTCGCGGGCAGGGACGCGGGGAAACTCCCGCAGTTCCAGAAATCGCAGAAGCCGAGATTGCAGAATAGTGAAGTTCCTTGTGCTGCGGTTTATTTCTTCAATTGAGCCGCGATGCCGGCCACGTGTTTGCCCTGGAAACGCGCTTGTGCGAGTTCTTTTGCGCTGGGTTGGCGGGAGCCGTCCGAACCGGCTATGGTAGCGGCGCCCCAGGGCGAACCGCCCTTGACTTCGCTGATGTCGGCCAGTTCGGGACACGCGTAGGGCAGGCCGACGTAGATCATCCCGTGATGAATCAGCGTGGTGACAAAGCTGATGATGGTGCTTTCGTTGCCGCCGCCGGTTCCGGTGCTGGTGAACACACTGCCAACTTTTCCAACAAGTCCGCCCTTGACCCACAGTCCGCCGGTCTGGTCCAGAAAGTTGCGCATCTGCGCGGTCATGTTGCCGAAACGGGTGGGCGTGCCGAAAATGATGGCATCATAGTCGCCCAATTCCTTCGGAGAGGCAACAGGCGCGGCTTGGTCGAGTTTTGCGCCGCTGCGTTGCGCCACTTCAGGTGGCATGGTTTCCGGCACGCGTTTGATGATCACTTCCACGCCTTCGACGGAGCGGGCGCCTTCGGCGATGGCACCGGCCATGGTTTCGATGTGGCCGTACATGGAATAGTAGAGGACGAGGAGTTTGGTCATATGTTTTTTCGGTTGGGTTGGTTTATCGAT
The nucleotide sequence above comes from Candidatus Methylacidiphilales bacterium. Encoded proteins:
- a CDS encoding metalloregulator ArsR/SmtB family transcription factor encodes the protein MVKYIARSLDRTFAALADPTRRRILEHLAGGDRCVTDLARPYRMSLPAVSKHLRVLERAGLVRRKRDGRVHHLKLEAKPMQQAEAWIGEYRKFWEDNFDRLDEYLKQLQAKEKK
- a CDS encoding SRPBCC domain-containing protein, with product MSTNKMTEGTIKLQLTRVFDAPCELVWRAWTDVNQFSRWFGAAACEGSSLKSVKMDARTKGKYRIQVLRADGEFFTTVGVYREVKPLERLVFTWQFEKDGSGNEFGEVEPPEMLVTLEFKARGKQTELTLTHEKFASVESRDRHNLGWTRCLNELSAFLPKQ
- a CDS encoding response regulator, producing the protein MWDIDWFKRILLDLKMSKVGGLEVLRQIKNDPSLKMIRVVVMTSSREEQDLLNSYQPGVNAYVVKPVKFQGFVEAVRQIGCFWALFNEAPPGSAGRA
- a CDS encoding zinc ribbon domain-containing protein YjdM — protein: MSKSSCPMCEMTEIMEHPTHWECVTCGHEWEREPEAEKARVVKDAHGNALADGDMVVLIKDLPLKGSSQVLKGGTKSKPIRLVDGDHEISCRIDGISIGLKACFVKKA
- a CDS encoding TMEM175 family protein, translating into MRKNRLEAFSDGVLAIIITIMVLELKVPHTTEFSGLQPLLPVFLSYVLSFIYVGIYWNNHHHMFHSTKFVTGGILWANLHLLFWLSLFPFTTGWMGENHLAPIPTAVYGFVLLMAALAYYILQRTIIAEQGRNSLLAEAIGKDWKGKLSPVCYLTAIPLAFLSPWIASSLYAFVALLWLIPDRRIERMLVK
- the wrbA gene encoding NAD(P)H:quinone oxidoreductase, producing MTKLLVLYYSMYGHIETMAGAIAEGARSVEGVEVIIKRVPETMPPEVAQRSGAKLDQAAPVASPKELGDYDAIIFGTPTRFGNMTAQMRNFLDQTGGLWVKGGLVGKVGSVFTSTGTGGGNESTIISFVTTLIHHGMIYVGLPYACPELADISEVKGGSPWGAATIAGSDGSRQPSAKELAQARFQGKHVAGIAAQLKK